One Brassica napus cultivar Da-Ae chromosome A5, Da-Ae, whole genome shotgun sequence DNA window includes the following coding sequences:
- the LOC106451291 gene encoding cyclin-dependent kinase inhibitor 4, with product MGKYMRKSKLDGEAISLMEVSPSSSSSSLGVLTRAKSLALQRKPSSSFSLPKTTDCGGSYLQLRSRRLQKKPPIVVIKRRKQQLRRKESCGRNSKSDSVAESDGKEKVLSDEINNNKGSSSESLNRSTSESTPCTFNREAEINTSLGSSKKLNNGISDNSDQIEENLSGSHRPTTPDMDRFFSGAEEEQQKQFIDKYNFDPVNEQPLPGRFEWEKVDN from the exons atGGGGAAATACATGAGGAAGAGCAAACTCGACGGAGAAGCAATATCTTTGATGGaagtttctccatcttcttcttcgtcttcgctTGGTGTTCTTACTCGAGCTAAGTCCTTAGCTCTCCAACGAAAGCCCTCCTCTTCCTTCTCGCTACCGAAGACGACTGATTGCGGCGGCTCGTATCTTCAGCTCCGGAGTCGCCGGCTCCAGAAGAAGCCTCCAATTGTTGTGATCAAACGGAGAAAGCAGCAGCTGAGGAGGAAAGAGTCGTGCGGGCGTAACTCTAAGTCAGATTCGGTTGCTGAGAGTGATGGCAAAGAGAAGGTTTTAAGTGATgaaatcaacaacaacaaggGTTCAAGCAGTGAAAG cTTAAACAGGAGCACAAGTGAATCCACACCATGCACTTTTAATAGAGAGGCTGAGATCAACACAAGTCTGGGATCGTCCAAAAAGCTTAACAATGGTATTAGTGACAACAGCGACCAAATAGAAGAGAACTTGTCGGGCAGTCACCGTCCAACTACACCTGATATGGACAGGTTTTTCTCCGGTGCTGAAGAAGAACAACAGAAGCAGTTCATTGACAA gtACAACTTTGACCCTGTGAACGAACAACCACTACCAGGAAGGTTTGAATGGGAGAAGGTAGATAATTAA
- the LOC125609375 gene encoding transcriptional corepressor LEUNIG_HOMOLOG-like isoform X1, which produces MAQSNWEADKMLDVYIYDYLVKKKLHNTAKSFMTEGKVSPDPVAIDAPGGFLFEWWSVFWDIFIARTNEKHSEAAAAYIEAQQGKAREQQLQVQQMQMMRQAQMQQRRDPSLGGPMNAIGSEGMIGQSNASAIAAKMYEERMKQPNQMNTDTSQPHMDARMALLKSGTNHHGQMVQGNHPGGVSAALQQLQSRSQQTPEIKTEVNIGASPRQLPVDPSTVYGQGILQSKPGMGNAGLNPGVGALPLKGWPLTGIETIRPGLGPQVQKAFLQNQSQFQLSPQQQQQQQILAQVQGQGNLNNSSMYGGDMDPRRFTVLPRGTKDGQQNANDGSIGSPMQSSSSKHINMPPVQQSSSQQQDPLLSQQSQQNNRKRKGPSSSGPANSTGTGNTVGPSNSQPSTPSTHTPIDGSGITGNMQHMNNMPKGPMMYGSDGIGGLASSANQLLQDDMEPFGDVGALEDNVESFLSQDDGDGGSLFNPTTLKRNPSEHAEPPKAFSFSEVSSIRRSSNKVICCNFSSDGKLLASAGHDKKLYIWNMETLITESAPEEHGHIITDVRFRPNSTQLATSSFDKTIKIWDASEPGYFVRTITGHTAPVMSLDFHPKKTDLFCSCDGNNEIRFWNINAANCFRVIKGASTQVRFQPRFGQMLAAASENTVSIYDYDNDRRVHLLKGHSANVNSVCWNPSGELIASVSEDSVKLWSLNSGDCIHELSSSGNKFHSCVFHPTFPNLLVIGGYQSLELWNTKENKCMTIPAHECVISALAHSPMTGMMASASHDKSVKIWK; this is translated from the exons ATGGCGCAGAGTAATTGGGAAGCTGATAAGAT GCTTGACGTTTACATATATGATTATTTGGTGAAGAAGAAACTTCATAACACTGCTAAGTCTTTTATGACTGAAGGCAAAGTCTCTCCTGATCCCGttg CAATTGATGCTCCTGGAGGTTTTCTTTTCGAGTGGTGGTCTGTGTTCTGGGACATCTTCATTGCAAGGACGAACGAGAAACATTCAGAGGCTGCTGCAGCTTATATTGAG GCACAGCAAGGTAAAGCAAGGGAGCAACAACTTCAAGTGCAGCAAATGCAGATGATGCGCCAAGCTCAGATGCAGCAGCGTAGGGATCCTTCTCTTGGTGGTCCAATGAATGCTATTGGTTCTGAAGGGATGATTGGGCAGTCTAATGCAAGTGCTATAGCTGCTAAAATGTACGAGGAGCGTATGAAGCAACCAAATCAAATGAACACTGATACATCCCAACCCCATATGGATGCAAGGATGGCCCTTCTCAAATCAGGAACAAACCATCATGG TCAGATGGTCCAAGGGAATCATCCAGGAGGTGTTTCCGCAGCACTGCAGCAACTTCAATCACGAAGCCAGCAGACTCCT GAAATCAAAACTGAAGTTAATATTGGTGCATCTCCAAGACAACTGCCAGTGGATCCTTCTACAGTTTATGGCCAAGGAATCCTGCAATCAAAGCCTGGGATGGGGAATGCAG GATTAAACCCTGGGGTAGGTGCTCTTCCCTTAAAGGGATGGCCATTAACT GGCATCGAGACAATCCGACCAGGTTTAGGCCCTCAAGTTCAGAAAGCCTTCCTTCAAAACCAAAGTCAGTTTCAGCTCTCGccgcagcagcagcaacagcaACAGATCCTGGCTCAGGTTCAAGGACAAGGAAATCTGAATAATTCATCCATGTATGGAGGAGACATGGACCCTCGAAGGTTTACGGTATTACCTAGAGGAACGAAAGATGGTCAACAGAATGCAAATGATGGATCTATAGGTTCCCCTATGCAGTCCAGTTCGTCTAAA CATATAAACATGCCACCGGTTCAGCAATCTTCTTCTCAGCAACAAGATCCTTTACTATCACAGCAATCACAGCAG AACAACCGCAAAAGAAAGGGACCTTCCTCTTCTGGTCCTGCTAACAGTACAGGGACCGGAAACACGGTAGGCCCATCCAACTCACAGCCGTCAACTCCGTCAACTCATACCCCTATCGATGGATCTGGTATAACTGGTAACATGCAGCATATGAACAACATGCCAAAGGGGCCAATGATGTATGGTTCTGATGGAATAGGTGGTCTTGCATCATCAGCAAACCAACTG CTGCAGGATGACATGGAACCTTTTGGAGATGTGGGAGCACTAGAAGACAATGTAGAATCGTTTTTGTCCCAAGATGATGGAGATGGAGGAAGCTTGTTTAACCCCACCACCCTAAAGCGGAACCCTTCTGAGCATGCCGAACCCCCAAAGG cttttAGTTTCAGTGAGGTTAGTTCTATTAGAAGAAGTTCCAATAAGGTCATCTGCTGCAATTTCTCATCTGATGGGAAGTTGCTGGCTAGCGCTGGACATGATAAGAAG CTTTATATATGGAACATGGAAACACTAATAACTGAGAGCGCTCCTGAAGAACATGGTCATATCATCACAGATGTTCGCTTCAGACCTAATTCAACTCAACTAGCTACGTCCTCCTTTGACAAAACTATCAAAATCTGGGATGCCTCTGAG CCTGGTTACTTTGTAAGAACGATTACTGGTCATACCGCACCTGTGATGTCCCTTGATTTTCACCCTAAGAAAACAGATCTTTTCTGCTCTTGTGATGGCAACAATGAGATTCGTTTCTGGAACATCAACGCTGCGAATTGCTTTCGTGTTATAAAG GGTGCTAGCACACAAGTACGGTTCCAGCCAAGATTTGGACAAATGCTTGCCGCAGCTTCGGAAAACACTGTGTCAATTTATGATTATGATAATGACAGACGTGTCCACTTGTTAAAG GGGCATTCCGCAAATGTAAATTCTGTTTGTTGGAACCCAAGCGGAGAGTTGATAGCTTCTGTTAGCGAAGACTCTGTTAAATTGTGGTCTCTGAACTCGGGAGATTGCATCCACGAGCTCAGTTCTAGTGGAAACAAGTTCCACTCTTGTGTCTTCCACCCTACTTTTCCCAATCTCTTGGTCATTGGTGGCTACCAG TCACTGGAGCTTTGGAACACAAAAGAGAACAAATGTATGACAATACCGGCTCATGAGTGTGTCATCTCTGCATTAGCTCACTCACCTATGACAGGAATGATGGCTTCTGCAAGTCATGACAAATCCGTAAAGATTTGGAAGTAG
- the LOC125609375 gene encoding transcriptional corepressor LEUNIG_HOMOLOG-like isoform X2, translated as MAQSNWEADKMLDVYIYDYLVKKKLHNTAKSFMTEGKVSPDPVAIDAPGGFLFEWWSVFWDIFIARTNEKHSEAAAAYIEAQQGKAREQQLQVQQMQMMRQAQMQQRRDPSLGGPMNAIGSEGMIGQSNASAIAAKMYEERMKQPNQMNTDTSQPHMDARMALLKSGTNHHGQMVQGNHPGGVSAALQQLQSRSQQTPEIKTEVNIGASPRQLPVDPSTVYGQGILQSKPGMGNAGLNPGVGALPLKGWPLTGIETIRPGLGPQVQKAFLQNQSQFQLSPQQQQQQQILAQVQGQGNLNNSSMYGGDMDPRRFTVLPRGTKDGQQNANDGSIGSPMQSSSSKHINMPPVQQSSSQQQDPLLSQQSQQNNRKRKGPSSSGPANSTGTGNTVGPSNSQPSTPSTHTPIDGSGITGNMQHMNNMPKGPMMYGSDGIGGLASSANQLDDMEPFGDVGALEDNVESFLSQDDGDGGSLFNPTTLKRNPSEHAEPPKAFSFSEVSSIRRSSNKVICCNFSSDGKLLASAGHDKKLYIWNMETLITESAPEEHGHIITDVRFRPNSTQLATSSFDKTIKIWDASEPGYFVRTITGHTAPVMSLDFHPKKTDLFCSCDGNNEIRFWNINAANCFRVIKGASTQVRFQPRFGQMLAAASENTVSIYDYDNDRRVHLLKGHSANVNSVCWNPSGELIASVSEDSVKLWSLNSGDCIHELSSSGNKFHSCVFHPTFPNLLVIGGYQSLELWNTKENKCMTIPAHECVISALAHSPMTGMMASASHDKSVKIWK; from the exons ATGGCGCAGAGTAATTGGGAAGCTGATAAGAT GCTTGACGTTTACATATATGATTATTTGGTGAAGAAGAAACTTCATAACACTGCTAAGTCTTTTATGACTGAAGGCAAAGTCTCTCCTGATCCCGttg CAATTGATGCTCCTGGAGGTTTTCTTTTCGAGTGGTGGTCTGTGTTCTGGGACATCTTCATTGCAAGGACGAACGAGAAACATTCAGAGGCTGCTGCAGCTTATATTGAG GCACAGCAAGGTAAAGCAAGGGAGCAACAACTTCAAGTGCAGCAAATGCAGATGATGCGCCAAGCTCAGATGCAGCAGCGTAGGGATCCTTCTCTTGGTGGTCCAATGAATGCTATTGGTTCTGAAGGGATGATTGGGCAGTCTAATGCAAGTGCTATAGCTGCTAAAATGTACGAGGAGCGTATGAAGCAACCAAATCAAATGAACACTGATACATCCCAACCCCATATGGATGCAAGGATGGCCCTTCTCAAATCAGGAACAAACCATCATGG TCAGATGGTCCAAGGGAATCATCCAGGAGGTGTTTCCGCAGCACTGCAGCAACTTCAATCACGAAGCCAGCAGACTCCT GAAATCAAAACTGAAGTTAATATTGGTGCATCTCCAAGACAACTGCCAGTGGATCCTTCTACAGTTTATGGCCAAGGAATCCTGCAATCAAAGCCTGGGATGGGGAATGCAG GATTAAACCCTGGGGTAGGTGCTCTTCCCTTAAAGGGATGGCCATTAACT GGCATCGAGACAATCCGACCAGGTTTAGGCCCTCAAGTTCAGAAAGCCTTCCTTCAAAACCAAAGTCAGTTTCAGCTCTCGccgcagcagcagcaacagcaACAGATCCTGGCTCAGGTTCAAGGACAAGGAAATCTGAATAATTCATCCATGTATGGAGGAGACATGGACCCTCGAAGGTTTACGGTATTACCTAGAGGAACGAAAGATGGTCAACAGAATGCAAATGATGGATCTATAGGTTCCCCTATGCAGTCCAGTTCGTCTAAA CATATAAACATGCCACCGGTTCAGCAATCTTCTTCTCAGCAACAAGATCCTTTACTATCACAGCAATCACAGCAG AACAACCGCAAAAGAAAGGGACCTTCCTCTTCTGGTCCTGCTAACAGTACAGGGACCGGAAACACGGTAGGCCCATCCAACTCACAGCCGTCAACTCCGTCAACTCATACCCCTATCGATGGATCTGGTATAACTGGTAACATGCAGCATATGAACAACATGCCAAAGGGGCCAATGATGTATGGTTCTGATGGAATAGGTGGTCTTGCATCATCAGCAAACCAACTG GATGACATGGAACCTTTTGGAGATGTGGGAGCACTAGAAGACAATGTAGAATCGTTTTTGTCCCAAGATGATGGAGATGGAGGAAGCTTGTTTAACCCCACCACCCTAAAGCGGAACCCTTCTGAGCATGCCGAACCCCCAAAGG cttttAGTTTCAGTGAGGTTAGTTCTATTAGAAGAAGTTCCAATAAGGTCATCTGCTGCAATTTCTCATCTGATGGGAAGTTGCTGGCTAGCGCTGGACATGATAAGAAG CTTTATATATGGAACATGGAAACACTAATAACTGAGAGCGCTCCTGAAGAACATGGTCATATCATCACAGATGTTCGCTTCAGACCTAATTCAACTCAACTAGCTACGTCCTCCTTTGACAAAACTATCAAAATCTGGGATGCCTCTGAG CCTGGTTACTTTGTAAGAACGATTACTGGTCATACCGCACCTGTGATGTCCCTTGATTTTCACCCTAAGAAAACAGATCTTTTCTGCTCTTGTGATGGCAACAATGAGATTCGTTTCTGGAACATCAACGCTGCGAATTGCTTTCGTGTTATAAAG GGTGCTAGCACACAAGTACGGTTCCAGCCAAGATTTGGACAAATGCTTGCCGCAGCTTCGGAAAACACTGTGTCAATTTATGATTATGATAATGACAGACGTGTCCACTTGTTAAAG GGGCATTCCGCAAATGTAAATTCTGTTTGTTGGAACCCAAGCGGAGAGTTGATAGCTTCTGTTAGCGAAGACTCTGTTAAATTGTGGTCTCTGAACTCGGGAGATTGCATCCACGAGCTCAGTTCTAGTGGAAACAAGTTCCACTCTTGTGTCTTCCACCCTACTTTTCCCAATCTCTTGGTCATTGGTGGCTACCAG TCACTGGAGCTTTGGAACACAAAAGAGAACAAATGTATGACAATACCGGCTCATGAGTGTGTCATCTCTGCATTAGCTCACTCACCTATGACAGGAATGATGGCTTCTGCAAGTCATGACAAATCCGTAAAGATTTGGAAGTAG
- the LOC106451296 gene encoding receptor-like protein 39, protein MNTMCLHFLVLLLFCSVSSTTSLFSFQNPVVGLVACRPHQIQALTEFKNEFDTLHCDHSDPFNGVWCDNSTGEITMLRLRACLSGTLKPNSSLFTLHNLRYLNLSQNNFISSSLPYKFGNLNRLEVLSLSSNGFLGQVPSSFNNLKLLSLLDLSQNELIGTFPLVPNLTNLTVLSLSYNHFSGTINPNSSLFMLHQLRYLDLSHNNFISSSQLPFEFGNLNRLEYLCLAFNGFLGQVPSSLNNLNLLTGLDLSRNEFNGSFPLVRNLTKLVALDLSYNRFSGTLSPNTSLFELHHLSYLNLDFNMFSSSLPSEIGNLKKLELLSLSSNNFFGQVPPTISNLTSLTQLYLSQNKLTGNFPLVQNLTNLSFLILSDNHFSGTIPSPLLTFPFLSFLEVRGNDLTGSIAFPNSSSSSRLESLLLGNNNRFQGKIIEPISKLTNLNQLDLSYLNISYPIDLTLFSSFKYLSYLALSGNTISLSSLGSNLNMIPPNLEILYLSSCGIQEFPNILKILKNLEFIDLSTNRIKGKVPQWLWNLPRLHTVALSNNFLNGFAGPADVSVNSSVKILDLQQNLFEGTIPILPLSVNIFTAQGNRFTGSIPLSICDYKSITHLLLPYNNLTGRIPQCLSNVTFVNLRKNNLEGSIPDVYLGGTSLQTLDVGYNRLTGKLPRSLVNCSSLQFLNVEKNGIEDTFPFWLKALPNLEVLIIRSNRFYGPISPPDQGPLGFPELRILEISDNKFTGSLPPNYFLNWKASSPRMNEDEALYMEFHKSNYRRKEDGEIYTFFIFIDVIDLRYKGLTMEQSRVLTSYATIDFSGNRLEGQIPESIGVLKALIALNLSNNAFTGHIPLSFSNLGKLESLDLSRNQLSGTIPNGIASLSFLEYIDVSHNQLKGEIPQGTQITGQPRSSFEGNAGLCGFPLEKSCFGTDAPPAQQPKDEDEKNEEVLSWKAIAIGYGLGVLLGLTIAQVIASYKPECLINIMCQRKRRHR, encoded by the coding sequence ATGAATACCATGTGTTTGCATTTTCTCGTGCTTCTTTTATTCTGTAGTGTCTCCTCTACAACTTCCCTCTTCTCTTTCCAAAACCCTGTTGTTGGTCTTGTTGCTTGCCGTCCCCACCAGATCCAAGCTCTCACTGAGTTCAAGAACGAGTTTGATACACTCCACTGCGACCACAGTGACCCCTTTAATGGAGTCTGGTGCGATAACTCGACCGGTGAGATCACAATGCTTCGGCTCAGGGCCTGCCTCAGTGGAACTCTAAAGCCCAACAGTAGCCTCTTCACGCTACATAACCTTCGTTACCTTAACCTCAGTCAAAAcaacttcatctcctcttcacTTCCTTATAAATTTGGCAATCTCAACAGGTTAGAGGTCTTATCTCTTTCCAGTAATGGCTTCCTCGGCCAAGTTCCTTCCTCATTTAATAACCTAAAACTTCTTTCCCTTTTAGACCTTTCCCAAAATGAGCTCATAGGTACTTTCCCACTTGTCCCAAATCTAACAAATCTCACGGTCTTAAGCCTTTCCTATAATCACTTCTCTGGAACTATAAATCCCAACAGTAGCCTCTTTATGTTGCATCAACTTCGCTACCTTGACCTCAGTCACAAcaacttcatctcctcttcacAGCTTCCTTTCGAGTTTGGAAACCTCAACAGGTTAGAGTACTTATGTCTTGCCTTTAACGGCTTCCTCGGCCAAGTTCCTTCCTCACTTAACAACCTAAACCTGCTTACTGGGTTAGACCTTTCCCGAAATGAGTTCAACGGTAGTTTCCCGCTTGTACGGAATCTAACCAAGCTTGTCGCCTTAGACCTTTCGTATAACCGTTTCTCAGGAACTTTGAGTCCCAACACTAGCCTCTTTGAGTTGCACCATCTCAGCTACCTTAATCTAGATTTCAACATGTTCAGTTCATCACTCCCTTCCGAAATTGGAAACCTCAAAAAACTAGAGTTATTGTCACTTTCTTCAAATAACTTTTTCGGTCAAGTTCCTCCCACAATTAGCAACCTGACTTCCTTAACCCAATTGTACCTTAGCCAAAACAAGCTCACCGGTAACTTTCCACTTGTGCAAAACCTAACCAACCTTTCCTTTTTAATCCTTTCGGATAATCATTTCTCTGGAACCATTCCTTCTCCTCTCCTCACTTTCCCTTTCTTGTCATTTCTTGAAGTGCGTGGAAACGACCTCACTGGCTCTATTGCTTTCCCCaactcctcttcttcatcaaggctagagagcttgcTCCTTGGGAACAACAATCGTTTCCAAGGAAAAATCATAGAGCCTATCTCAAAGCTCACCAACCTCAACCAGCTTGACCTTTCTTACCTAAACATAAGCTACCCAATTGACTTAACCCTCTTCTCCTCCTTCAAATACTTGTCGTACCTCGCCCTTTCGGGTAATACTATATCTCTCTCCAGTTTAGGCTCAAATTTAAACATGATCCCACCAAACTTGGAGATCTTGTACTTATCAAGCTGCGGCATCCAGGAGTTTCCAAACATCTTAAAGATTCTCAAGAACTTGGAGTTTATAGACTTGTCGAccaatagaatcaaagggaaaGTCCCCCAGTGGTTATGGAACCTTCCTCGTCTCCATACAGTGGCGCTCTCAAATAATTTTCTCAACGGTTTCGCCGGTCCAGCAGATGTCTCGGTAAATTCATCGGTGAAGATTTTAGACCTGCAGCAAAacttgtttgaaggaaccattCCTATTCTACCACTCTCTGTCAACATCTTCACTGCACAAGGCAATAGATTCACAGGGAGCATACCTCTCTCAATATGCGATTATAAGTCTATCACGCATTTGTTGCTACCTTACAACAACCTCACGGGTCGTATTCCCCAATGCTTGAGCAACGTGACTTTTGTGAATCTTCGGAAGAACAACTTGGAAGGAAGTATTCCTGACGTATATCTCGGCGGTACATCGCTTCAGACACTTGACGTTGGATACAACCGACTAACCGGGAAGCTTCCGAGATCTCTTGTAAACTGCTCCTCTCTACAGTTTCTAAACGTTGAGAAAAACGGTATCGAAGACACGTTTCCTTTCTGGCTCAAGGCTTTACCAAACTTGGAAGTTCTTATAATTCGTTCAAACAGATTCTATGGCCCTATATCTCCTCCTGATCAAGGTCCTCTCGGTTTCCCCGAGCTGCGGATACTTGAGATATCTGATAATAAGTTTACCGGAAGCTTGCCGCCGAATTATTTCCTGAATTGGAAAGCATCATCGCCAAGGATGAATGAAGATGAGGCTTTGTATATGGAATTCCATAAAAGTAACTACAGAAGAAAAGAGGACGGAGAAATATAcacgttctttatttttatcgaCGTTATAGATTTGCGTTACAAAGGTCTAACCATGGAGCAATCAAGGGTCCTTACTTCTTATGCCACCATTGATTTTTCCGGGAACAGACTCGAAGGACAGATTCCTGAATCTATCGGCGTTTTGAAAGCACTGATTGCACTCAACTTATCCAACAACGCCTTCACGGGACATATCCCTCTGTCTTTCTCCAATCTGGGCAAGCTAGAGTCACTAGACTTATCAAGAAACCAACTCTCGGGGACTATTCCTAATGGAATAGCCAGTCTCTCGTTTTTGGAGTATATAGATGTGTCTCACAATCAACTCAAAGGTGAAATACCGCAAGGAACGCAGATTACGGGGCAGCCTAGATCCTCCTTTGAAGGGAATGCAGGGCTTTGTGGTTTTCCTCTGGAGAAAAGTTGCTTTGGGACTGATGCGCCACCAGCGCAACAACCTAAGGATGAAGacgaaaaaaatgaagaagtgTTGAGCTGGAAAGCGATTGCGATAGGGTATGGGCTTGGAGTGTTACTTGGACTGACAATAGCACAAGTCATTGCTTCATACAAGCCGGAGTGTCTCATCAATATAATGTGTCAGAGAAAGCGCAGACACCGGTAG
- the LOC106451297 gene encoding putative vesicle-associated membrane protein 726, giving the protein MGQQNLIYSFVARGTVILAEYTEFKGNFTSVAAQCLQKLPSSNNKFTYNCDGHTFNYLVENGFTYCVVAVESAGRQITMAFLERVKEDFNKRYGGGKATTAKPNSLNKEFGSKLKGHMQYCVDHPEEINKLSKVKAQVTEVKGVMMENIEKVLDRGEKIELLVDKTENLRSQAQDFRTQGTKIRRKMWWENMKIKLIVLGIIIALILIIILSVCHGFKCT; this is encoded by the exons ATGGGACAACAGAATTTGATCTACAGCTTCGTCGCTCGTGGGACGGTGATTCTCGCCGAGTATACTGAGTTTAAAGGGAACTTTACTTCCGTCGCTGCACAATGCCTCCAGAAGCTTCCTTCTTCCAACAACAAGTTTACCTACAATTGCGACGGTCACACCTTCAATTACCTCGTCGAAAATGGCTTCA CGTATTGTGTTGTTGCTGTTGAATCTGCTGGGAGGCAGATTACAATGGCTTTCTTGGAGCGTGTTAAAGAAGATTTCAACAAGAGATACGGTGGTGGAAAGGCTACCACTGCCAAACCCAACAGTTTGAACAAAGAGTTTGG GTCTAAACTGAAGGGGCACATGCAGTACTGTGTGGATCATCCTGAGGAGATTAACAAACTTTCTAAGGTCAAGGCTCAAGTGACCGAGGTGAAGGGTGTTATGATGGAGAACATTGAGAAG GTCCTTGACCGTGGTGAGAAAATTGAACTTTTAGTAGACAAAACAGAGAACCTTCGTTCACAG GCACAAGACTTCAGAACACAAGGAACGAAAATAAGAAGAAAGATGTGGTGGGAGAACATGAAGATCAAGCTCATAGTCCTAGGTATCATCATTGCCTTGATTCTGATCATTATTCTCTCGGTTTGTCATGGGTTCAAGTGTACCTAA
- the BNAANNG16160D gene encoding uncharacterized protein BNAANNG16160D, protein MNAQDVSDELQALFSAAIEATYLTRNIDGIERCVDVLNRLKSASLSVSDIQRFSKSIFRLETLRTHKSPKISEVSQSLFDSWLSTLYGQGRRNQSLEPKKKTETLLAKPEPDIKEYKDGSSSKVTTKTLLPPPRRAAACKNPNSAGETEEMVELFEAAKKAADVANAKGILSGKADALRCVEAISLLVKMNVTPKPNEPRRMIERLQVLTKHKDRAICNAASALLQIWRQRTREQERKAASTIDMILHKPRGVQQIHGQGFKREPTKTRKLVM, encoded by the coding sequence ATGAATGCGCAGGATGTATCTGATGAATTACAAGCTTTGTTTTCCGCAGCCATCGAAGCCACTTACCTTACACGAAACATAGACGGCATCGAACGCTGTGTCGATGTTCTGAATAGGTTGAAGTCTGCGTCTCTCTCCGTCAGCGATATTCAACGATTTTCTAAGTCCATATTTCGGTTGGAGACTCTGAGAACTCACAAAAGCCCTAAGATCAGTGAAGTATCTCAGTCTTTGTTCGATTCGTGGTTGTCCACTCTCTACGGACAAGGAAGAAGAAACCAATCTCTAGAGCCGAAGAAGAAGACGGAGACGCTGCTTGCAAAACCGGAACCGGACATCAAAGAGTACAAAGATGGTAGTAGTAGTAAGGTTACAACCAAAACCTTGCTTCCTCCTCCGAGGAGAGCCGCTGCTTGCAAAAACCCTAACTCCGCGGGGGAAACAGAGGAGATGGTGGAGTTGTTCGAAGCAGCGAAGAAAGCTGCTGACGTGGCCAACGCTAAGGGTATTCTCTCTGGCAAAGCTGACGCGTTGAGGTGTGTTGAGGCTATCTCGTTACTCGTGAAGATGAACGTCACTCCGAAACCTAATGAGCCAAGGAGGATGATTGAGAGGCTTCAGGTACTTACCAAGCACAAGGACCGTGCCATATGCAATGCTGCATCAGCCCTTCTTCAAATTTGGAGGCAGAGGACCAGAGAACAAGAACGTAAAGCTGCGTCTACAATCGATATGATTCTTCACAAACCTCGTGGAGTTCAGCAGATACACGGCCAGGGCTTCAAAAGAGAGCCTACAAAGACGAGGAAACTAGTTATGTGA
- the BNAANNG16170D gene encoding uncharacterized protein BNAANNG16170D gives MTSLMMATPFAGSHTHCKKTNNLSLQRAFKVSCMQTPLEELYNVKVERKVSQRRLDELGVSRWSVWKTGKCKLPWDWQVDQLVYIEEGEVRVVPEGSERFMQFLAGDLVRYPKWLEADLFFNAPYRERYCFKAYGDDD, from the coding sequence ATGACAAGTCTTATGATGGCCACACCATTCGCAGGTTCTCACACTCATtgcaagaaaacaaataacCTCTCCCTTCAGAGAGCCTTTAAGGTATCATGTATGCAGACACCGTTGGAGGAGCTGTACAACGTTAAAGTGGAACGGAAAGTGTCACAGAGACGGTTAGATGAGCTCGGGGTCTCGAGATGGTCGGTTTGGAAGACGGGGAAGTGCAAACTGCCATGGGACTGGCAGGTGGATCAGTTGGTTTACATTGAAGAAGGAGAGGTTCGTGTTGTTCCCGAAGGCAGCGAGAGGTTTATGCAGTTTTTGGCTGGAGATCTTGTTCGGTATCCGAAATGGTTGGAGGCTGATCTTTTCTTCAACGCTCCTTACCGCGAACGCTATTGTTTCAAGGCCTATGGTGATGATGATTGA